A genomic segment from Bacillus cereus G9842 encodes:
- a CDS encoding DUF456 domain-containing protein, with translation MTVLLTICIIACFIVSFLAFIYPIIPGILAVWAGYLIYHFGINGGELTTSFWIIQVIFTLFIFVADFIANGYFLKKYGSSKWGERVGMISIIVGSFFFPPFGLIIIPFLSVFITELVHKKAPKDAFLVGVATVVGFLSSTVAKAILQIIMIIIFVCYIIF, from the coding sequence GTGACTGTTTTATTAACAATTTGTATCATTGCCTGTTTCATTGTTTCATTTCTCGCCTTTATTTATCCCATTATCCCTGGCATACTAGCTGTCTGGGCTGGATATTTGATTTACCATTTCGGTATAAATGGAGGAGAATTAACAACTTCTTTTTGGATTATTCAAGTCATTTTCACTCTTTTCATTTTCGTTGCTGATTTTATTGCAAATGGATATTTCTTAAAAAAATACGGTAGTTCTAAATGGGGCGAACGTGTCGGAATGATTTCTATCATTGTTGGATCGTTTTTCTTCCCACCATTCGGACTTATTATCATACCGTTCTTATCAGTATTTATAACAGAACTAGTGCATAAAAAAGCGCCAAAAGATGCCTTTCTAGTTGGAGTCGCTACTGTAGTTGGTTTTTTAAGCAGTACAGTAGCGAAAGCAATTCTCCAAATCATTATGATTATCATCTTCGTATGTTATATCATCTTTTAA
- a CDS encoding spore coat protein, producing the protein MDCMKELMRYSYMLIYKVGEYAGKVRDEELKNLLQHHLPYMLQAYNEQVNFQEGENVQHITCETTEFDLHEMEKETVSKYTGDIHIATCYIAHLKRLALKFAQVAVEVANPEFRSFLENCFLKMNRYAYSVWQYVMKKEYKITHLYENEKFA; encoded by the coding sequence ATGGACTGTATGAAAGAATTAATGAGATATAGTTATATGCTAATATACAAGGTTGGAGAGTATGCTGGAAAGGTCAGAGACGAAGAATTAAAAAATCTATTACAGCACCATTTACCATATATGTTACAAGCATATAATGAACAAGTAAATTTTCAAGAAGGAGAGAATGTGCAGCATATAACCTGTGAAACAACGGAGTTTGATTTGCATGAAATGGAAAAGGAGACAGTTAGTAAATATACAGGGGATATTCATATTGCAACCTGTTATATTGCGCACTTGAAACGATTAGCTTTAAAGTTTGCTCAAGTTGCAGTGGAAGTTGCTAATCCGGAGTTTCGCTCATTTTTGGAAAATTGTTTCTTGAAAATGAACCGTTACGCTTATAGTGTGTGGCAATATGTTATGAAGAAGGAATATAAGATTACACATCTATATGAAAATGAAAAGTTTGCATGA
- the cls gene encoding cardiolipin synthase has product MKHFFAIILCLIGVFIWMNIDVEMGKEMASEYELGQVRLGEFQLYTNGEELYRKLFDDINDAEKYIYIHFYIVGKDEISQEFLQLLEKKASSGVEVKLSVDRIGGYKLKKKVISRLKENGVKFTFSKKLKLKNVFYSLHQRNHRRIVTIDGKISYVGGFNIGKEYLGQDPKFGPWRDYHVRIHGDGAADMERKFAEDWKEDTGEKMPIHESIPTLGNVKYQYLFSNGKGLWEKYGTLLKKAKKSLIIATPYFVPSKEMVKELKAALNRGVNVKILVPFKSDAILLKQAAYPYLKDMLHAGAEIYQYRNGFFHGKVTIIDGEIVDIGTANFDNRSFYLNCESNCIIYDKTVVDEVWSRLQVDFHKSKRFSEEDFEKISGWDWFLARIANVLASYL; this is encoded by the coding sequence ATGAAGCACTTTTTCGCTATAATTCTTTGTTTAATAGGTGTATTCATTTGGATGAACATCGATGTGGAAATGGGGAAGGAAATGGCTAGTGAATATGAATTAGGACAAGTTCGATTAGGTGAATTTCAACTATATACGAACGGTGAAGAGTTATATAGAAAATTATTTGACGATATAAACGATGCAGAAAAGTATATATATATCCATTTTTATATTGTAGGAAAAGATGAAATAAGCCAAGAGTTTTTACAGTTATTAGAGAAAAAAGCATCTAGCGGAGTAGAAGTGAAATTGTCAGTCGATCGGATAGGCGGATATAAGTTGAAGAAAAAGGTAATTAGCCGATTAAAGGAAAACGGTGTGAAGTTTACATTTAGTAAAAAACTGAAACTGAAAAATGTGTTCTATTCTTTGCATCAACGGAATCATAGACGCATTGTTACCATAGATGGAAAGATATCATACGTCGGTGGCTTTAATATCGGAAAGGAGTACCTTGGACAAGATCCGAAGTTTGGGCCATGGCGTGATTATCACGTGCGCATCCATGGTGATGGTGCAGCGGATATGGAAAGAAAGTTCGCCGAAGATTGGAAAGAAGATACAGGAGAAAAAATGCCTATACATGAAAGTATACCTACATTAGGGAATGTGAAATATCAATATTTATTTTCAAATGGAAAAGGCTTATGGGAAAAGTATGGGACACTTTTAAAAAAGGCTAAAAAGTCTTTAATTATCGCTACACCATATTTTGTACCAAGTAAAGAAATGGTGAAAGAGTTAAAAGCTGCATTAAATCGTGGTGTTAATGTAAAAATTCTCGTGCCATTTAAAAGTGATGCCATATTGTTAAAACAAGCTGCCTATCCATATTTGAAAGATATGTTACATGCTGGAGCGGAGATTTATCAATATCGAAATGGATTCTTTCATGGGAAAGTAACAATCATTGATGGAGAAATTGTTGATATTGGGACAGCGAATTTTGATAATAGAAGTTTTTATTTAAATTGCGAGTCTAACTGTATCATATATGATAAAACAGTTGTTGATGAAGTATGGAGTCGATTACAGGTAGACTTTCATAAATCAAAACGATTTTCTGAAGAAGATTTTGAGAAAATTAGTGGATGGGATTGGTTTTTAGCAAGAATAGCGAATGTTTTAGCATCATATTTATAG
- a CDS encoding hemolysin family protein, which yields MDILNIFLIFVLILISGFFVASEFAVVKVRKSRIDQLANEGNKQALAARSVLSNLDVYLSACQLGITITSLGLGWLGEPTVEHMLRPLFEKINITGTMANTLSFVIAFSVITFFHVVLGELVPKSFAIQKAEAITLKFARPLILFDKIMYPFIWLLNSAAIFFTKLLGLEPAKENELAHSEEELRLILGESFKSGEINQTEYKYVNNIFEFDDRVAKEIMVPRTEMICLSTENTLEENMDIVATEKYTRYPIIEKDKDDIIGMINTKEVFHDQTKGIYKPLESYIHPVLTVFETVPIRKTLVHLQKNRVQMAIVMDEYGGTAGLLTMEDILEEIIGEIQDEFDADEPPMIEKRTPKLTVVDGKVLISEVNDMFGLHIDDSDLDTIGGWILSQAVDLNIEAGYSIEYAGFQFKVLELDGHQVKKVAVHKLDIKKEL from the coding sequence TTGGACATATTAAATATTTTTCTCATATTTGTACTTATTCTTATTTCTGGCTTTTTCGTCGCATCAGAATTCGCTGTTGTAAAAGTACGTAAAAGTCGAATTGACCAACTTGCAAATGAAGGTAATAAACAAGCTTTAGCTGCAAGAAGTGTCCTATCTAATTTAGATGTTTATTTATCAGCTTGTCAACTCGGCATTACGATCACTTCTTTAGGGCTTGGTTGGCTTGGTGAACCGACTGTGGAGCATATGCTACGACCGCTCTTTGAAAAAATTAATATTACTGGAACAATGGCTAACACTTTATCTTTTGTTATTGCTTTTAGTGTTATTACATTTTTCCACGTTGTATTAGGTGAGTTAGTTCCAAAGTCTTTCGCAATTCAAAAAGCAGAAGCAATCACACTCAAATTTGCAAGACCACTTATTTTATTTGATAAAATTATGTATCCATTCATTTGGCTACTAAATAGTGCAGCTATATTTTTCACAAAACTACTCGGATTAGAACCTGCGAAAGAAAATGAACTTGCTCATTCTGAAGAGGAATTGCGACTCATTTTAGGTGAAAGTTTTAAAAGCGGTGAAATAAACCAAACCGAATATAAATATGTAAATAACATTTTTGAATTTGATGATCGAGTTGCGAAAGAAATTATGGTTCCTCGTACCGAAATGATTTGCTTATCTACTGAAAATACGTTAGAAGAAAATATGGATATCGTCGCTACTGAGAAATATACACGCTATCCAATCATTGAAAAAGATAAAGATGATATCATTGGGATGATCAATACGAAAGAAGTATTCCATGATCAAACGAAAGGTATTTATAAACCACTTGAATCTTATATACATCCTGTTCTAACTGTATTTGAAACAGTTCCAATTCGTAAAACGTTAGTCCACCTTCAAAAAAATCGCGTTCAGATGGCAATCGTTATGGATGAATATGGTGGCACTGCCGGACTTTTAACGATGGAAGATATTCTTGAAGAAATCATTGGAGAAATTCAAGATGAATTCGATGCGGATGAACCACCTATGATTGAAAAACGTACACCTAAGCTTACTGTTGTAGATGGAAAGGTACTTATTTCTGAAGTAAATGATATGTTTGGCCTACATATTGATGATAGTGATTTAGATACAATCGGAGGGTGGATTCTCTCTCAAGCAGTTGACTTAAATATTGAAGCTGGCTATTCCATTGAATATGCTGGTTTTCAATTTAAAGTATTAGAACTTGATGGACATCAAGTCAAAAAAGTTGCTGTACATAAACTAGATATTAAAAAGGAGCTATAA
- a CDS encoding NAD(P)-dependent oxidoreductase has product MKVCILGATGRVGSNIINLALKDSAEVTALARDLNRIEIQHERLRVIEGNVLNEEDIKKAIEGSDIVISALGTDQNRTLAKSMPQIIKQMEEAGVHKIITVGTAGILQARTNPNLYRFQSTESKRKTTTAAEDHLAAYKVLSNSNNLCWTVVCPTHLIDGEATEVYRTEKDILPEGGSKITVGDTAHFAWDLCKKNIYENSRVGIAY; this is encoded by the coding sequence ATGAAAGTATGTATATTGGGAGCAACAGGACGAGTAGGTTCAAATATAATTAATTTAGCATTAAAGGATTCAGCTGAAGTGACTGCATTAGCGCGTGATTTAAATAGAATAGAAATACAACATGAAAGGTTACGAGTTATAGAAGGTAATGTATTGAACGAAGAGGATATAAAGAAAGCGATAGAAGGAAGTGATATAGTAATTAGTGCACTTGGAACGGATCAAAATAGAACATTAGCGAAGAGTATGCCACAAATTATAAAGCAAATGGAAGAAGCAGGGGTTCATAAAATTATTACAGTAGGAACAGCCGGTATTTTACAAGCAAGAACAAATCCAAATTTATATCGTTTCCAATCAACGGAATCCAAAAGGAAAACGACAACAGCAGCAGAAGATCATTTGGCTGCATATAAGGTACTAAGTAATAGTAATAATTTATGTTGGACAGTTGTTTGTCCGACACATTTAATAGATGGTGAGGCGACAGAGGTATATCGAACTGAAAAAGATATATTGCCAGAAGGTGGATCAAAAATTACAGTGGGTGATACGGCACACTTTGCATGGGATCTATGTAAGAAAAACATATATGAAAATAGCCGAGTAGGTATTGCATATTAA